From one Esox lucius isolate fEsoLuc1 chromosome 11, fEsoLuc1.pri, whole genome shotgun sequence genomic stretch:
- the xpnpep3 gene encoding xaa-Pro aminopeptidase 3 isoform X4 — protein sequence MHSTNILTRSAMQLMSRFNFWSQAGRVWCPYRNISVKPRKIPPRYLGQLSPFTHPHLLKNGEVTPGLTQTEFELRRQRLASLIEGQADRLGPTASSNRHLVIVLSHPTRYMTNDIPYPFHQNQDFLYLTGVLEPDSALVLHGTGRPDQAIIFVPRRDPSRELWDGPRSGKDGVAALTGVERVHCIEELGLVLRSLKGSTVWYDGSTPCHPGLHQTHVQPLLAGGPMVRSLRPLIHTLRAVKSPAEVVLMKEAGRITSQAFKKTMGMSQVDIDESLLYAKFDFECRAHGANFLAYPPVVAGGNRANTLHYINNNQIVKDGEMVLLDGGCEYFGYVSDITRTWPVNGKFSPAQAELYEAVLEVQNACLSLCSPGVSLDHIYSTMLSLLGRQLKQLGIVKGSASDADALKAARRYCPHHVGHYLGMDVHDTPELSRSQPLQTGMAITIEPDPQPFVHTMWNKWWNKGTENGTGRESSDGSVAVPRECIISDRVVHM from the exons ATGCACTCCACTAACATTTTGACTAGATCGGCTATGCAGTTGATGTCACGCTTTAATTTTTGGAGTCAAG CAGGTCGAGTGTGGTGTCCATACCGGAACATCTCTGTGAAACCAAGGAAGATTCCACCCAGATACCTCGGCCAGCTAAGCCCCTTCACTCATCCACATCTCTTAAAAAATG GTGAGGTGACCCCTGGCTTAACCCAGACAGAGTTTGAGCTGCGTCGGCAACGACTGGCCTCTCTCATTGAGGGCCAGGCAGATCGACTGGGACCCACTGCTTCTTCGAACAGACACCTTGTTATTGTCCTCTCCCACCCAACTCGCTACATGACCAATGACATCCCCTACCCCTTCCACCAGAACCAGGACTTCCTCTATCTCACAGGCGTCCTTGAGCCAGACAGCGCCCTGGTTCTGCATGGTACTGGCCGTCCGGACCAGGCCATCATCTTTGTGCCCCGCCGGGACCCTTCCAGGGAGCTGTGGGACGGGCCCAGGTCAGGGAAGGATGGGGTGGCAGCATTGACAGGGGTGGAGAGGGTCCACTGTATAGAAGAGTTGGGCCTTGTACTCAGAAGCCTTAAAG GTAGCACTGTTTGGTATGACGGATCAACGCCCTGCCACCCAGGGCTTCACCAGACCCATGTTCAACCCCTGCTGGCAGGGGGGCCGATGGTGCGCTCCCTCAGACCACTTATACACACCCTCCGGGCTGTCAAGAGCCCAGCCGAGGTTGTCCTCATGAAGGAGGCAGGCCGCATCACATCACAG GCATTCAAAAAGACAATGGGTATGTCTCAAGTGGACATTGATGAATCTCTATTGTATGCGAAG TTTGATTTTGAGTGCCGTGCCCACGGCGCCAACTTCCTGGCCTACCCGCCTGTGGTTGCTGGTGGAAACCGAGCCAATACACTTCATTACATAAACAACAACCAGATTGTTAAG GATGGGGAGATGGTGCTCCTTGATGGAGGGTGTGAATATTTCGGTTATGTCAGTGATATTACTCGTACCTGGCCAGTGAATGGAAA GTTCAGCCCTGCCCAGGCCGAATTGTATGAGGCAGTGTTGGAGGTGCAGaacgcctgtctgtctctgtgttccccAGGAGTCAGTCTGGACCACATCTATAGCACCATGTTGTCCCTGCTGGGTCGCCAGCTCAAACAGCTGGGTATTGTGAAGGGCTCTGCCAGTGATGCTGATGCACTTAAG GCGGCGCGGCGCTACTGCCCCCACCATGTTGGCCACTACCTGGGCATGGATGTCCACGATACCCCTGAACTTTCCCGCTCTCAACCCCTTCAGACTGGAATGGCAATCACCATAGAACCAG ATCCACAACCATTCGTACACACAATGTGGAATAAGTGGTGGAATAAGGGAACGGAGAATGGAACGGGAAGAGAATCCTCTGATGGGAGTGTTGCCGTACCCAGGGAGTGCATTATTAGTGATAG gGTTGTACATATGTGA
- the st13 gene encoding hsc70-interacting protein has translation MDPRKLHELKAFVQLCDSNPSILHLPELGFLRAWLEGMGATIPEAPPKDSSCKGGCPCAGAPPPASAPDPHVPSESEESELEIDQDGVIEPDTDEPQEMGDFENLEVTEEMMDQANDKKMEAIEALGEGDLQKALDLFTEAIKLNPRVAIMYAKRASVYIRMQKPNAAKRDCDRAIEINPDSAQPYKWRGKAHKLLGHWEEAAKDLATACKLDYDEDASAMLKEVQPKANKIIEHRRKYERKREEREIRDRKERVKKAREEHEKAQREEEARQAAGGGFPGFPGAGGFPGGAGGFPGGAGGFPGGAGGFPGGAGGFPGGAGGFPGGAGGFPGGAGGSPFGMPGLGELFNDPEVLNAMKDPEVMAAFQDVAENPANISKYQGNPKVMALITKLSAKFGSPSP, from the exons ATGGACCCGCGGAAATTGCACGAGTTGAAGGCCTTCGTGCAGCTGTGTGACTCAAATCCTTCAATATTGCACCTGCCCGAGCTCGGTTTCCTACGGGCCTGGTTGGAAGG aATGGGAGCTACAATTCCAGAAGCCCCCCCAAAGGATTCTTCGTGCAAG GGTGGGTGTCCATGTGCTGGAGCTCCTCCCCCTGCCTCTGCTCCTGACCCCCATGTCCCCTCTGAGAGTGAGGAGAGTGAACTAG AGATTGACCAAGATGGAGTGATTGAGCCAGACACAGACGAACCCCAGGAGATGGGAGATTTTGAAAATCTTGAA gTGACAGAAGAAATGATGGACCAGGCCAATGACAAGAAAATGGAGGCTATTGAAGCATTAGGAGAGG GTGACTTGCAGAAAGCCCTGGACCTGTTCACTGAGGCCATCAAACTCAATCCACGTGTAGCAATCATGTATGCCAAGAGGGCTAG TGTCTACATTCGGATGCAGAAACCCAATGCTGCTAAGAGGGACTGTGACAGAGCAATAGAAATTAACCCAGATTCTGCACAGCCGTATAAGTGGAGGGGAAAGGCTCACAA GTTGCTGGGGCACTGGGAGGAGGCAGCAAAGGACCTAGCCACCGCTTGTAAACTGGACTACGATGAAGACGCCAGTGCCATGCTGAAGGAAGTCCAGCCTAAG GCTAACAAAATCATTGAGCACCGGCGCAAGTATGAGCGCAAGAGGGAGGAGCGGGAGATCAGggacaggaaggagagagtCAAGAAAGCGAGGGAGGAGCATGAGAAGGCTCAGAGG GAGGAGGAGGCCAGACAAGCAGCAGGCGGCGGCTTCCCAGGTTTCCCAG GGGCTGGAGGCTTCCCGGGCGGGGCTGGAGGCTTCCCGGGCGGGGCTGGAGGCTTCCCGGGCGGGGCTGGAGGCTTCCCGGGCGGGGCTGGAGGCTTCCCGGGCGGGGCTGGAGGCTTCCCGGGCGGGGCTGGAGGCTTCCCGGGCGGGGCTGGAGGTTCTCCATTTGGAATGCCTGGTCTGGGAGAGCTCTTTAATGACCCAGAAGTGCTCAATGCCATGAAG GACCCTGAGGTGATGGCGGCGTTCCAGGACGTAGCTGAGAACCCAGCCAACATTTCCAAGTACCAGGGCAACCCTAAGGTCATGGCCCTCATCACCAAGCTGAGCGCTAAGTTTGGGAGCCCTTCACCCTAA
- the xpnpep3 gene encoding xaa-Pro aminopeptidase 3 isoform X3, translated as MQLMSRFNFWSQAGRVWCPYRNISVKPRKIPPRYLGQLSPFTHPHLLKNGEVTPGLTQTEFELRRQRLASLIEGQADRLGPTASSNRHLVIVLSHPTRYMTNDIPYPFHQNQDFLYLTGVLEPDSALVLHGTGRPDQAIIFVPRRDPSRELWDGPRSGKDGVAALTGVERVHCIEELGLVLRSLKGSTVWYDGSTPCHPGLHQTHVQPLLAGGPMVRSLRPLIHTLRAVKSPAEVVLMKEAGRITSQAFKKTMGMSQVDIDESLLYAKFDFECRAHGANFLAYPPVVAGGNRANTLHYINNNQIVKDGEMVLLDGGCEYFGYVSDITRTWPVNGKFSPAQAELYEAVLEVQNACLSLCSPGVSLDHIYSTMLSLLGRQLKQLGIVKGSASDADALKAARRYCPHHVGHYLGMDVHDTPELSRSQPLQTGMAITIEPGLYICEDDDQAPVHFRGLGVRIEDDVVIEDDRNPLILSSDTPKTIADVERACAGSNS; from the exons ATGCAGTTGATGTCACGCTTTAATTTTTGGAGTCAAG CAGGTCGAGTGTGGTGTCCATACCGGAACATCTCTGTGAAACCAAGGAAGATTCCACCCAGATACCTCGGCCAGCTAAGCCCCTTCACTCATCCACATCTCTTAAAAAATG GTGAGGTGACCCCTGGCTTAACCCAGACAGAGTTTGAGCTGCGTCGGCAACGACTGGCCTCTCTCATTGAGGGCCAGGCAGATCGACTGGGACCCACTGCTTCTTCGAACAGACACCTTGTTATTGTCCTCTCCCACCCAACTCGCTACATGACCAATGACATCCCCTACCCCTTCCACCAGAACCAGGACTTCCTCTATCTCACAGGCGTCCTTGAGCCAGACAGCGCCCTGGTTCTGCATGGTACTGGCCGTCCGGACCAGGCCATCATCTTTGTGCCCCGCCGGGACCCTTCCAGGGAGCTGTGGGACGGGCCCAGGTCAGGGAAGGATGGGGTGGCAGCATTGACAGGGGTGGAGAGGGTCCACTGTATAGAAGAGTTGGGCCTTGTACTCAGAAGCCTTAAAG GTAGCACTGTTTGGTATGACGGATCAACGCCCTGCCACCCAGGGCTTCACCAGACCCATGTTCAACCCCTGCTGGCAGGGGGGCCGATGGTGCGCTCCCTCAGACCACTTATACACACCCTCCGGGCTGTCAAGAGCCCAGCCGAGGTTGTCCTCATGAAGGAGGCAGGCCGCATCACATCACAG GCATTCAAAAAGACAATGGGTATGTCTCAAGTGGACATTGATGAATCTCTATTGTATGCGAAG TTTGATTTTGAGTGCCGTGCCCACGGCGCCAACTTCCTGGCCTACCCGCCTGTGGTTGCTGGTGGAAACCGAGCCAATACACTTCATTACATAAACAACAACCAGATTGTTAAG GATGGGGAGATGGTGCTCCTTGATGGAGGGTGTGAATATTTCGGTTATGTCAGTGATATTACTCGTACCTGGCCAGTGAATGGAAA GTTCAGCCCTGCCCAGGCCGAATTGTATGAGGCAGTGTTGGAGGTGCAGaacgcctgtctgtctctgtgttccccAGGAGTCAGTCTGGACCACATCTATAGCACCATGTTGTCCCTGCTGGGTCGCCAGCTCAAACAGCTGGGTATTGTGAAGGGCTCTGCCAGTGATGCTGATGCACTTAAG GCGGCGCGGCGCTACTGCCCCCACCATGTTGGCCACTACCTGGGCATGGATGTCCACGATACCCCTGAACTTTCCCGCTCTCAACCCCTTCAGACTGGAATGGCAATCACCATAGAACCAG gGTTGTACATATGTGAGGATGATGACCAGGCTCCAGTGCATTTTCGTGGTCTGGGGGTGAGAATAGAGGACGATGTTGTAATTGAAGACGACAGAAACCCCCTAATCCTGTCCTCTGACACACCCAAAACAATTGCTGATGTTGAAAGAGCGTGTGCAGGGAGTAACAGCTAA
- the xpnpep3 gene encoding xaa-Pro aminopeptidase 3 isoform X2: MHSTNILTRSAMQLMSRFNFWSQGRVWCPYRNISVKPRKIPPRYLGQLSPFTHPHLLKNGEVTPGLTQTEFELRRQRLASLIEGQADRLGPTASSNRHLVIVLSHPTRYMTNDIPYPFHQNQDFLYLTGVLEPDSALVLHGTGRPDQAIIFVPRRDPSRELWDGPRSGKDGVAALTGVERVHCIEELGLVLRSLKGSTVWYDGSTPCHPGLHQTHVQPLLAGGPMVRSLRPLIHTLRAVKSPAEVVLMKEAGRITSQAFKKTMGMSQVDIDESLLYAKFDFECRAHGANFLAYPPVVAGGNRANTLHYINNNQIVKDGEMVLLDGGCEYFGYVSDITRTWPVNGKFSPAQAELYEAVLEVQNACLSLCSPGVSLDHIYSTMLSLLGRQLKQLGIVKGSASDADALKAARRYCPHHVGHYLGMDVHDTPELSRSQPLQTGMAITIEPGLYICEDDDQAPVHFRGLGVRIEDDVVIEDDRNPLILSSDTPKTIADVERACAGSNS; the protein is encoded by the exons ATGCACTCCACTAACATTTTGACTAGATCGGCTATGCAGTTGATGTCACGCTTTAATTTTTGGAGTCAAG GTCGAGTGTGGTGTCCATACCGGAACATCTCTGTGAAACCAAGGAAGATTCCACCCAGATACCTCGGCCAGCTAAGCCCCTTCACTCATCCACATCTCTTAAAAAATG GTGAGGTGACCCCTGGCTTAACCCAGACAGAGTTTGAGCTGCGTCGGCAACGACTGGCCTCTCTCATTGAGGGCCAGGCAGATCGACTGGGACCCACTGCTTCTTCGAACAGACACCTTGTTATTGTCCTCTCCCACCCAACTCGCTACATGACCAATGACATCCCCTACCCCTTCCACCAGAACCAGGACTTCCTCTATCTCACAGGCGTCCTTGAGCCAGACAGCGCCCTGGTTCTGCATGGTACTGGCCGTCCGGACCAGGCCATCATCTTTGTGCCCCGCCGGGACCCTTCCAGGGAGCTGTGGGACGGGCCCAGGTCAGGGAAGGATGGGGTGGCAGCATTGACAGGGGTGGAGAGGGTCCACTGTATAGAAGAGTTGGGCCTTGTACTCAGAAGCCTTAAAG GTAGCACTGTTTGGTATGACGGATCAACGCCCTGCCACCCAGGGCTTCACCAGACCCATGTTCAACCCCTGCTGGCAGGGGGGCCGATGGTGCGCTCCCTCAGACCACTTATACACACCCTCCGGGCTGTCAAGAGCCCAGCCGAGGTTGTCCTCATGAAGGAGGCAGGCCGCATCACATCACAG GCATTCAAAAAGACAATGGGTATGTCTCAAGTGGACATTGATGAATCTCTATTGTATGCGAAG TTTGATTTTGAGTGCCGTGCCCACGGCGCCAACTTCCTGGCCTACCCGCCTGTGGTTGCTGGTGGAAACCGAGCCAATACACTTCATTACATAAACAACAACCAGATTGTTAAG GATGGGGAGATGGTGCTCCTTGATGGAGGGTGTGAATATTTCGGTTATGTCAGTGATATTACTCGTACCTGGCCAGTGAATGGAAA GTTCAGCCCTGCCCAGGCCGAATTGTATGAGGCAGTGTTGGAGGTGCAGaacgcctgtctgtctctgtgttccccAGGAGTCAGTCTGGACCACATCTATAGCACCATGTTGTCCCTGCTGGGTCGCCAGCTCAAACAGCTGGGTATTGTGAAGGGCTCTGCCAGTGATGCTGATGCACTTAAG GCGGCGCGGCGCTACTGCCCCCACCATGTTGGCCACTACCTGGGCATGGATGTCCACGATACCCCTGAACTTTCCCGCTCTCAACCCCTTCAGACTGGAATGGCAATCACCATAGAACCAG gGTTGTACATATGTGAGGATGATGACCAGGCTCCAGTGCATTTTCGTGGTCTGGGGGTGAGAATAGAGGACGATGTTGTAATTGAAGACGACAGAAACCCCCTAATCCTGTCCTCTGACACACCCAAAACAATTGCTGATGTTGAAAGAGCGTGTGCAGGGAGTAACAGCTAA
- the xpnpep3 gene encoding xaa-Pro aminopeptidase 3 isoform X5 produces the protein MQLMSRFNFWSQGRVWCPYRNISVKPRKIPPRYLGQLSPFTHPHLLKNGEVTPGLTQTEFELRRQRLASLIEGQADRLGPTASSNRHLVIVLSHPTRYMTNDIPYPFHQNQDFLYLTGVLEPDSALVLHGTGRPDQAIIFVPRRDPSRELWDGPRSGKDGVAALTGVERVHCIEELGLVLRSLKGSTVWYDGSTPCHPGLHQTHVQPLLAGGPMVRSLRPLIHTLRAVKSPAEVVLMKEAGRITSQAFKKTMGMSQVDIDESLLYAKFDFECRAHGANFLAYPPVVAGGNRANTLHYINNNQIVKDGEMVLLDGGCEYFGYVSDITRTWPVNGKFSPAQAELYEAVLEVQNACLSLCSPGVSLDHIYSTMLSLLGRQLKQLGIVKGSASDADALKAARRYCPHHVGHYLGMDVHDTPELSRSQPLQTGMAITIEPGLYICEDDDQAPVHFRGLGVRIEDDVVIEDDRNPLILSSDTPKTIADVERACAGSNS, from the exons ATGCAGTTGATGTCACGCTTTAATTTTTGGAGTCAAG GTCGAGTGTGGTGTCCATACCGGAACATCTCTGTGAAACCAAGGAAGATTCCACCCAGATACCTCGGCCAGCTAAGCCCCTTCACTCATCCACATCTCTTAAAAAATG GTGAGGTGACCCCTGGCTTAACCCAGACAGAGTTTGAGCTGCGTCGGCAACGACTGGCCTCTCTCATTGAGGGCCAGGCAGATCGACTGGGACCCACTGCTTCTTCGAACAGACACCTTGTTATTGTCCTCTCCCACCCAACTCGCTACATGACCAATGACATCCCCTACCCCTTCCACCAGAACCAGGACTTCCTCTATCTCACAGGCGTCCTTGAGCCAGACAGCGCCCTGGTTCTGCATGGTACTGGCCGTCCGGACCAGGCCATCATCTTTGTGCCCCGCCGGGACCCTTCCAGGGAGCTGTGGGACGGGCCCAGGTCAGGGAAGGATGGGGTGGCAGCATTGACAGGGGTGGAGAGGGTCCACTGTATAGAAGAGTTGGGCCTTGTACTCAGAAGCCTTAAAG GTAGCACTGTTTGGTATGACGGATCAACGCCCTGCCACCCAGGGCTTCACCAGACCCATGTTCAACCCCTGCTGGCAGGGGGGCCGATGGTGCGCTCCCTCAGACCACTTATACACACCCTCCGGGCTGTCAAGAGCCCAGCCGAGGTTGTCCTCATGAAGGAGGCAGGCCGCATCACATCACAG GCATTCAAAAAGACAATGGGTATGTCTCAAGTGGACATTGATGAATCTCTATTGTATGCGAAG TTTGATTTTGAGTGCCGTGCCCACGGCGCCAACTTCCTGGCCTACCCGCCTGTGGTTGCTGGTGGAAACCGAGCCAATACACTTCATTACATAAACAACAACCAGATTGTTAAG GATGGGGAGATGGTGCTCCTTGATGGAGGGTGTGAATATTTCGGTTATGTCAGTGATATTACTCGTACCTGGCCAGTGAATGGAAA GTTCAGCCCTGCCCAGGCCGAATTGTATGAGGCAGTGTTGGAGGTGCAGaacgcctgtctgtctctgtgttccccAGGAGTCAGTCTGGACCACATCTATAGCACCATGTTGTCCCTGCTGGGTCGCCAGCTCAAACAGCTGGGTATTGTGAAGGGCTCTGCCAGTGATGCTGATGCACTTAAG GCGGCGCGGCGCTACTGCCCCCACCATGTTGGCCACTACCTGGGCATGGATGTCCACGATACCCCTGAACTTTCCCGCTCTCAACCCCTTCAGACTGGAATGGCAATCACCATAGAACCAG gGTTGTACATATGTGAGGATGATGACCAGGCTCCAGTGCATTTTCGTGGTCTGGGGGTGAGAATAGAGGACGATGTTGTAATTGAAGACGACAGAAACCCCCTAATCCTGTCCTCTGACACACCCAAAACAATTGCTGATGTTGAAAGAGCGTGTGCAGGGAGTAACAGCTAA
- the xpnpep3 gene encoding xaa-Pro aminopeptidase 3 isoform X1 has translation MHSTNILTRSAMQLMSRFNFWSQAGRVWCPYRNISVKPRKIPPRYLGQLSPFTHPHLLKNGEVTPGLTQTEFELRRQRLASLIEGQADRLGPTASSNRHLVIVLSHPTRYMTNDIPYPFHQNQDFLYLTGVLEPDSALVLHGTGRPDQAIIFVPRRDPSRELWDGPRSGKDGVAALTGVERVHCIEELGLVLRSLKGSTVWYDGSTPCHPGLHQTHVQPLLAGGPMVRSLRPLIHTLRAVKSPAEVVLMKEAGRITSQAFKKTMGMSQVDIDESLLYAKFDFECRAHGANFLAYPPVVAGGNRANTLHYINNNQIVKDGEMVLLDGGCEYFGYVSDITRTWPVNGKFSPAQAELYEAVLEVQNACLSLCSPGVSLDHIYSTMLSLLGRQLKQLGIVKGSASDADALKAARRYCPHHVGHYLGMDVHDTPELSRSQPLQTGMAITIEPGLYICEDDDQAPVHFRGLGVRIEDDVVIEDDRNPLILSSDTPKTIADVERACAGSNS, from the exons ATGCACTCCACTAACATTTTGACTAGATCGGCTATGCAGTTGATGTCACGCTTTAATTTTTGGAGTCAAG CAGGTCGAGTGTGGTGTCCATACCGGAACATCTCTGTGAAACCAAGGAAGATTCCACCCAGATACCTCGGCCAGCTAAGCCCCTTCACTCATCCACATCTCTTAAAAAATG GTGAGGTGACCCCTGGCTTAACCCAGACAGAGTTTGAGCTGCGTCGGCAACGACTGGCCTCTCTCATTGAGGGCCAGGCAGATCGACTGGGACCCACTGCTTCTTCGAACAGACACCTTGTTATTGTCCTCTCCCACCCAACTCGCTACATGACCAATGACATCCCCTACCCCTTCCACCAGAACCAGGACTTCCTCTATCTCACAGGCGTCCTTGAGCCAGACAGCGCCCTGGTTCTGCATGGTACTGGCCGTCCGGACCAGGCCATCATCTTTGTGCCCCGCCGGGACCCTTCCAGGGAGCTGTGGGACGGGCCCAGGTCAGGGAAGGATGGGGTGGCAGCATTGACAGGGGTGGAGAGGGTCCACTGTATAGAAGAGTTGGGCCTTGTACTCAGAAGCCTTAAAG GTAGCACTGTTTGGTATGACGGATCAACGCCCTGCCACCCAGGGCTTCACCAGACCCATGTTCAACCCCTGCTGGCAGGGGGGCCGATGGTGCGCTCCCTCAGACCACTTATACACACCCTCCGGGCTGTCAAGAGCCCAGCCGAGGTTGTCCTCATGAAGGAGGCAGGCCGCATCACATCACAG GCATTCAAAAAGACAATGGGTATGTCTCAAGTGGACATTGATGAATCTCTATTGTATGCGAAG TTTGATTTTGAGTGCCGTGCCCACGGCGCCAACTTCCTGGCCTACCCGCCTGTGGTTGCTGGTGGAAACCGAGCCAATACACTTCATTACATAAACAACAACCAGATTGTTAAG GATGGGGAGATGGTGCTCCTTGATGGAGGGTGTGAATATTTCGGTTATGTCAGTGATATTACTCGTACCTGGCCAGTGAATGGAAA GTTCAGCCCTGCCCAGGCCGAATTGTATGAGGCAGTGTTGGAGGTGCAGaacgcctgtctgtctctgtgttccccAGGAGTCAGTCTGGACCACATCTATAGCACCATGTTGTCCCTGCTGGGTCGCCAGCTCAAACAGCTGGGTATTGTGAAGGGCTCTGCCAGTGATGCTGATGCACTTAAG GCGGCGCGGCGCTACTGCCCCCACCATGTTGGCCACTACCTGGGCATGGATGTCCACGATACCCCTGAACTTTCCCGCTCTCAACCCCTTCAGACTGGAATGGCAATCACCATAGAACCAG gGTTGTACATATGTGAGGATGATGACCAGGCTCCAGTGCATTTTCGTGGTCTGGGGGTGAGAATAGAGGACGATGTTGTAATTGAAGACGACAGAAACCCCCTAATCCTGTCCTCTGACACACCCAAAACAATTGCTGATGTTGAAAGAGCGTGTGCAGGGAGTAACAGCTAA